Proteins encoded within one genomic window of Brassica rapa cultivar Chiifu-401-42 chromosome A09, CAAS_Brap_v3.01, whole genome shotgun sequence:
- the LOC103869057 gene encoding 14-3-3-like protein GF14 epsilon — protein METEREKHVYLAKLSEQTERYDEMVEAMKKVAQLDVELTVEERNLVSVGYKNVIGARRASWRILSSIEQKEESKGNEENVKRIQNYRKKVEDELAKVCNDILSVIDKHLIPSSTAVESTVFFYKMKGDYYRYLAEFSSGAERKEAADQSLEAYKAAVAAAETGLAPTHPVRLGLALNFSVFYYEILNSPESACQLAKQAFDDAIAELDSLNEESYKDSTLIMQLLRDNLTLWTSDLPEEGDERAKGDEPQEEN, from the exons ATGGAGACTGAGAGGGAAAAGCATGTTTACTTGGCCAAGCTCTCTGAGCAAACCGAGCGATACGATG AGATGGTTGAGGCGATGAAGAAAGTAGCTCAGCTTGATGTGGAGCTCACGGTAGAGGAGAGGAACCTTGTGTCTGTAGGGTACAAGAACGTGATTGGGGCAAGGAGAGCTTCGTGGAGAATACTATCATCCATCGAGCAGAAGGAAGAGTCCAAGGGGAACGAGGAGAATGTCAAGAGGATTCAGAACTATCGAAAGAAAGTTGAAGACGAGCTTGCTAAAGTTTGTAATGACATCTTGTCTGTCATCGATAAACATCTCATTCCGTCGTCTACTGCTGTGGAGTCCACTGTGTTTTTCTACAAAAT GAAAGGAGATTATTATCGATATCTGGCAGAGTTCAGTTCTGGTGCTGAACGCAAGGAAGCCGCAGATCAGTCTCTTGAGGCATATAAG GCTGCTGTTGCTGCTGCGGAGACTGGATTGGCACCAACACATCCAGTTAGACTCGGCTTGGCGTTGAACTTTTCTGTTTTCTACTATGAGATCTTAAACTCTCCTGAaag CGCATGTCAATTGGCTAAGCAAGCATTCGACGATGCAATAGCTGAACTTGACAGCCTGAACGAGGAATCATACAAGGACAGCACTCTTATCATGCAGCTACTTAGAGACAATCTCACCTTGTGGACTTCAGACCTCCCTGAGGAAGGAg ACGAGCGAGCCAAAGGTGATGAGCCTCAGGAAGAG AACTGA
- the LOC103869058 gene encoding probable protein phosphatase 2C 9 isoform X1 — protein sequence MGKFCCFPSSSEVVGGQSSSRSGKGRSGEGLVKYGFSLVKGKANHPMEDYHVANFINVQDHELGLFAIYDGHMGPTVPAYLQKHLFSNILKEGEFWVDPRRSIQKAYEKTDQAILSNSSDLGRGGSTAVTAILINGRRLWIANVGDSRALLSQGGRTMQMSTDHEPRAERSSIENRGGFVSNLPGDVPRVNGQLAVSRAFGDKGLKTHLSSEPDITDAYVDSQTDVLVLASDGIWKVMSNEEAMEIARRVKDPQKAAKELTAEALRRESKDDISCVVVRFR from the exons ATGGGAAAATTTTGTTGCTTCCCTTCCTCTTCCGag GTTGTGGGAGGACAATCATCATCTCGATCTGGTAAAGGAAGAAGTGGTGAAGGTTTGGTCAAGTACGGCTTTAGTCTAGTCAAAGGCAAAGCTAACCATCCCATGGAGGATTATCACGTCGCTAACTTCATCAACGTCCAAGACCATGAACTTGGTCTTTTCGCTATCTATGACGGTCACATGGGTCCCACTGTCCCTGCCTACTTGCAGAAACACCTCTTCTCCAATATCCTCAAGGAG ggAGAGTTTTGGGTTGATCCTCGAAGGTCTATACAAAAGGCTTATGAGAAGACAGACCAAGCCATTCTCTCTAACAGTTCTGACTTGGGTCGTGGTGGTTCTACGGCTGTTACAGCTATACTGATTAACGGGAGGAGGTTGTGGATAGCTAACGTTGGCGATTCGCGAGCGCTTCTTTCTCAAGGAGGTAGGACAATGCAGATGAGTACTGATCACGAGCCTCGTGCTGAAAGGTCGAGTATTGAGAATAGAGGTGGATTTGTATCCAATCTACCAG gtgATGTTCCTCGAGTGAATGGTCAGTTAGCGGTGTCTCGTGCCTTTGGAGATAAGGGACTTAAGACGCATCTGAGTTCAGAGCCTGATATTACAGATGCTTATGTTGATAGCCAGACAGATGTTCTTGTCCTGGCAAGTGATGGCATTTGGAAG GTGATGTCaaatgaagaggcaatggagatAGCTAGGAGGGTGAAAGATCCACAGAAGGCGGCCAAGGAACTAACAGCTGAAGCATTGAGAAGAGAGAGCAAAGACGACATATCTTGTGTCGTGGTCCGATTCAGATGA
- the LOC103869058 gene encoding probable protein phosphatase 2C 9 isoform X2 — protein MGKFCCFPSSSEVVGGQSSSRSGKGRSGEGLVKYGFSLVKGKANHPMEDYHVANFINVQDHELGLFAIYDGHMGPTVPAYLQKHLFSNILKEGEFWVDPRRSIQKAYEKTDQAILSNSSDLGRGGSTAVTAILINGRRLWIANVGDSRALLSQGGRTMQMSTDHEPRAERSSIENRGGFVSNLPGDVPRVNGQLAVSRAFGDKGLKTHLSSEPDITDAYVDSQTDVLVLASDGIWKLIC, from the exons ATGGGAAAATTTTGTTGCTTCCCTTCCTCTTCCGag GTTGTGGGAGGACAATCATCATCTCGATCTGGTAAAGGAAGAAGTGGTGAAGGTTTGGTCAAGTACGGCTTTAGTCTAGTCAAAGGCAAAGCTAACCATCCCATGGAGGATTATCACGTCGCTAACTTCATCAACGTCCAAGACCATGAACTTGGTCTTTTCGCTATCTATGACGGTCACATGGGTCCCACTGTCCCTGCCTACTTGCAGAAACACCTCTTCTCCAATATCCTCAAGGAG ggAGAGTTTTGGGTTGATCCTCGAAGGTCTATACAAAAGGCTTATGAGAAGACAGACCAAGCCATTCTCTCTAACAGTTCTGACTTGGGTCGTGGTGGTTCTACGGCTGTTACAGCTATACTGATTAACGGGAGGAGGTTGTGGATAGCTAACGTTGGCGATTCGCGAGCGCTTCTTTCTCAAGGAGGTAGGACAATGCAGATGAGTACTGATCACGAGCCTCGTGCTGAAAGGTCGAGTATTGAGAATAGAGGTGGATTTGTATCCAATCTACCAG gtgATGTTCCTCGAGTGAATGGTCAGTTAGCGGTGTCTCGTGCCTTTGGAGATAAGGGACTTAAGACGCATCTGAGTTCAGAGCCTGATATTACAGATGCTTATGTTGATAGCCAGACAGATGTTCTTGTCCTGGCAAGTGATGGCATTTGGAAG CTGATTTGTTGA